From a single Oxalobacter vibrioformis genomic region:
- a CDS encoding tetratricopeptide repeat protein, translating to MRSNYRKIVTSLFLTAILGGYSVVSADTVTAQEVQTDESAQADDSITTAEASREEKAAQGDPEAQFRLGVDYAAGKNGKRDFDEAAKWFLKAAEQNHPLAQDMLGRMYASGMGIKGGPDINTSAMWFEKAAKNGQANSQYRLGVYYEYGYGVAKNFETAAEWYRKSAEQGNEDGQARLGYLYMIGRGVPQDYAKAMAWFRKVADQEDGDAQGRVAIMYDKGMGVKQDYAEAAHWYKKAAEQDVVQAQYRLGEMYEQGLGLPEDRAEALKWYRKAADQGDINAKKKLVELE from the coding sequence ATGCGCAGCAATTATCGCAAGATCGTGACGTCATTATTTTTAACGGCGATACTGGGCGGATACAGTGTTGTATCGGCTGATACGGTGACGGCGCAGGAAGTCCAAACGGATGAATCTGCCCAGGCAGACGACAGCATAACGACCGCAGAAGCCAGCCGTGAGGAAAAAGCCGCACAGGGCGATCCTGAGGCCCAATTTCGTCTTGGCGTGGATTATGCCGCAGGAAAAAACGGCAAGCGGGATTTTGATGAAGCGGCAAAATGGTTTCTGAAAGCGGCCGAACAAAATCATCCCCTTGCACAGGACATGCTTGGCAGGATGTATGCGTCCGGTATGGGTATCAAAGGTGGCCCGGATATCAATACATCAGCAATGTGGTTTGAAAAAGCCGCCAAAAACGGCCAGGCCAATTCCCAGTACCGACTCGGTGTTTATTATGAATACGGGTATGGGGTTGCCAAAAATTTTGAAACAGCTGCCGAGTGGTACCGGAAATCAGCAGAGCAGGGAAATGAGGATGGCCAGGCGAGGCTGGGATATCTTTATATGATAGGCAGGGGCGTTCCCCAGGATTATGCCAAAGCCATGGCGTGGTTCCGCAAGGTAGCTGACCAGGAGGACGGAGATGCCCAGGGGCGGGTTGCCATCATGTACGACAAGGGCATGGGCGTCAAGCAGGATTATGCCGAAGCGGCACACTGGTATAAAAAAGCGGCAGAGCAGGATGTTGTCCAGGCGCAGTACCGGCTGGGAGAAATGTATGAGCAGGGTCTCGGGCTTCCTGAAGACAGGGCCGAGGCACTGAAATGGTATCGCAAGGCAGCCGATCAGGGCGATATCAATGCCAAAAAGAAGCTGGTTGAGCTGGAATAG
- a CDS encoding tetratricopeptide repeat protein — MQYNRMRWWMGVVLLLACLFLSNRAMSHAVTVTRDAGDGKKPLVVVEKSTQRLVPGAPDPAVMAVFMKKAESGDERARSVLGIMYAFGIGVDLDSEKGVDIFGSPELKNNSRYMRSLLGVVKAAAANDSIVDAQGRLLNEEEEERLAYERLAGAAKNGDSSTWLALGIVCASGTGTGMDFVQAASWITKAAQADDALAQALLGMMYETGMGVVRDENASGRWYARSEAHPELTQQESIQFMAQLMEVMDGYIEKMLAVLLELAEKGDAEAQYRLGEFYEELESGKNDQAAYAWYKKAALRDHVKAQYALGRIYEEGRDGISPDRKEALKWYKKAASHRDMDAMKKVAELQ; from the coding sequence ATGCAGTACAACAGAATGCGCTGGTGGATGGGTGTGGTGCTGTTACTCGCCTGCCTGTTTCTGTCAAACAGGGCAATGAGCCATGCGGTTACGGTTACCCGGGATGCCGGTGACGGGAAAAAACCACTTGTTGTTGTCGAAAAAAGCACTCAGCGTCTGGTTCCCGGGGCGCCCGATCCTGCCGTTATGGCGGTGTTCATGAAAAAGGCCGAATCAGGTGATGAACGTGCAAGAAGTGTACTTGGCATCATGTATGCCTTTGGGATCGGGGTGGATCTTGACAGTGAAAAGGGCGTAGACATTTTTGGCAGCCCGGAACTGAAAAACAATTCGCGTTATATGCGCAGTCTTTTAGGGGTCGTCAAAGCCGCCGCAGCCAATGACAGCATCGTAGATGCTCAGGGGCGGCTTCTCAACGAAGAAGAGGAGGAGCGGCTGGCATATGAAAGGCTGGCAGGTGCAGCAAAAAATGGCGACAGCTCAACCTGGCTTGCCCTGGGTATTGTCTGTGCCAGTGGAACCGGTACCGGCATGGATTTTGTGCAGGCGGCATCCTGGATAACAAAAGCTGCCCAGGCGGATGACGCACTGGCACAGGCATTGCTGGGCATGATGTATGAAACCGGCATGGGCGTGGTCAGAGATGAGAATGCGTCCGGCAGGTGGTACGCCCGTTCCGAGGCACATCCCGAATTGACACAGCAGGAATCCATACAATTTATGGCGCAGCTTATGGAGGTAATGGACGGGTACATTGAAAAAATGCTTGCTGTGCTGCTTGAGCTGGCAGAGAAAGGGGATGCTGAAGCCCAGTACCGGCTGGGCGAATTTTATGAGGAGTTGGAGTCCGGCAAAAACGACCAGGCAGCTTACGCTTGGTACAAAAAAGCCGCATTGCGGGATCATGTCAAAGCCCAGTATGCGCTTGGCAGGATATACGAGGAAGGGCGGGATGGCATCTCACCGGACAGAAAAGAAGCGTTGAAATGGTATAAGAAAGCGGCAAGCCATCGTGACATGGATGCGATGAAAAAAGTGGCTGAATTGCAGTAA
- a CDS encoding tetratricopeptide repeat protein, with amino-acid sequence MQRIGKWGLRVGLACIFIMAGMASSTVLAQAGAGKQQQAQPLSIKTRSEFETIRKQAEAGDAQSQYRLSIAYAEGKFVRSDDKVMVHWLEKAAEQNHTEAQFYLSAMYAKGIGVKQDYTQAANWMRKVADKGLEMAQFNMGNMYESGMGVPKDQKQAIAWYRKAAAQGNPYAKKRLEELKAASGKPATSVRK; translated from the coding sequence ATGCAGAGAATAGGAAAATGGGGTTTGCGTGTTGGCCTGGCCTGTATTTTTATCATGGCGGGTATGGCTTCTTCCACTGTCCTTGCACAGGCTGGCGCAGGAAAACAACAGCAGGCCCAGCCGCTTTCCATCAAGACCCGAAGTGAATTTGAAACGATCAGAAAGCAGGCGGAAGCTGGCGATGCGCAGTCACAGTATCGCCTTTCCATTGCCTACGCTGAAGGAAAGTTTGTCAGGTCAGATGACAAAGTCATGGTCCACTGGCTGGAAAAGGCCGCAGAACAGAACCATACAGAAGCGCAGTTTTACCTTTCTGCGATGTATGCCAAAGGGATTGGTGTCAAACAGGACTATACCCAGGCGGCAAACTGGATGCGCAAGGTGGCTGACAAGGGCCTGGAAATGGCGCAATTCAATATGGGGAATATGTACGAGTCAGGGATGGGGGTTCCCAAGGACCAGAAGCAGGCCATTGCCTGGTATCGCAAGGCAGCGGCACAGGGAAATCCTTATGCAAAAAAACGTCTTGAAGAGCTGAAAGCCGCTTCAGGCAAGCCGGCTACCTCTGTGCGCAAATAA